In Xanthomonas theicola, a single genomic region encodes these proteins:
- the ettA gene encoding energy-dependent translational throttle protein EttA, which translates to MSQYIYTMNGVSKTVPPKRQIIKDISLSFFPGAKIGLLGLNGAGKSTVLKIMAGVDTDFSGEARPQPGIKVGYLAQEPELDPAKTVREAVEEGVGEVLQAQAALDRIYEAYAEEGADFDKLAAEQQRLEAILAAGDAHLLEQQLEVAADALRLPPWDALIGPLSGGEKRRVALCRLLLQKPDMLLLDEPTNHLDAESVEWLEQFLARYTGTVVAVTHDRYFLDNAAEWILELDRGRGIPWKGNYTDWLMQKEERLKQEDNQEKSRQKAIQKELEWSRQNAKGGRTKGKARLARLEELQSVDYQRRNETNEIFIPPGERLGNAVLEFKHVTKKFGDRLLIDDLSFLVPSGAIVGIIGPNGAGKSTLFKMITGKETPDSGQIALGPTVKLAYVDQSRDKLEGNHNVFQEVSGGLDILNINGVEIQSRAYIGRFNFKGQDQQKLVGTLSGGERGRLHMAKTLLQGGNVLLLDEPSNDLDIETLRALEDALLEFPGNTFVISHDRWFLDRIATHILAFEGDSHVEFFQGNYREYEADKRRRMGEDAGPKRLRFKALK; encoded by the coding sequence ATGTCGCAATACATCTACACCATGAACGGCGTCAGCAAGACGGTGCCGCCCAAGCGCCAGATCATCAAGGACATCTCGCTGTCGTTCTTCCCCGGCGCCAAGATCGGCCTGCTCGGCCTCAACGGCGCCGGCAAGTCGACGGTGCTGAAGATCATGGCCGGCGTGGACACCGACTTCAGCGGCGAAGCGCGCCCGCAGCCGGGCATCAAGGTCGGCTACCTGGCGCAGGAGCCGGAGCTGGACCCGGCCAAGACCGTGCGCGAAGCGGTCGAGGAAGGCGTCGGCGAGGTGCTGCAGGCACAGGCCGCGCTGGACAGGATCTACGAGGCCTACGCCGAGGAAGGCGCCGATTTCGACAAGCTCGCCGCCGAGCAGCAGCGCCTGGAGGCGATCCTCGCCGCCGGCGATGCGCACCTGCTCGAGCAGCAGTTGGAAGTGGCGGCCGACGCGCTGCGCCTGCCGCCGTGGGACGCGCTGATCGGCCCGCTGTCGGGCGGCGAGAAGCGCCGCGTGGCGCTGTGCCGGCTGCTGCTGCAGAAGCCGGACATGCTGCTGCTCGACGAACCGACCAACCACTTGGACGCCGAGTCCGTCGAATGGCTGGAGCAGTTCCTGGCGCGCTACACCGGCACCGTGGTGGCGGTGACCCACGACCGCTACTTCCTCGACAACGCCGCCGAGTGGATCCTGGAACTGGACCGCGGCCGCGGCATCCCGTGGAAGGGCAACTACACCGACTGGCTGATGCAGAAGGAAGAGCGCCTGAAGCAGGAGGACAACCAGGAGAAGTCGCGGCAGAAGGCGATCCAGAAGGAGCTGGAGTGGTCGCGGCAGAACGCCAAGGGCGGCCGCACCAAGGGCAAGGCGCGTCTGGCGCGCCTGGAAGAACTGCAGTCGGTCGACTACCAGCGCCGCAACGAGACCAACGAGATCTTCATCCCGCCGGGCGAGCGCCTGGGCAACGCGGTGCTCGAGTTCAAGCACGTCACCAAGAAGTTCGGCGACCGCCTGCTGATCGACGACCTCAGCTTCCTGGTGCCGTCCGGCGCCATCGTCGGCATCATCGGCCCCAACGGCGCCGGCAAGTCGACGCTGTTCAAGATGATCACCGGCAAGGAAACGCCGGACTCGGGCCAGATCGCGCTCGGGCCGACGGTGAAGCTGGCCTACGTGGACCAGAGCCGCGACAAGCTGGAGGGCAACCACAACGTGTTCCAGGAAGTCTCCGGCGGCCTGGACATCCTCAACATCAACGGCGTGGAGATCCAATCGCGCGCCTATATCGGCCGCTTCAACTTCAAGGGCCAGGACCAGCAGAAGCTGGTCGGCACCCTGTCCGGCGGCGAGCGCGGCCGCCTGCACATGGCCAAGACCCTGCTGCAGGGCGGCAACGTGTTGCTGCTCGACGAACCGTCCAACGACCTGGACATCGAGACCCTGCGCGCGCTGGAAGACGCGCTGCTGGAGTTCCCGGGCAACACCTTCGTCATCAGCCACGACCGCTGGTTCCTGGACCGCATCGCGACCCACATCCTGGCGTTCGAAGGCGACTCGCACGTGGAGTTCTTCCAGGGCAACTACCGCGAGTACGAAGCCGACAAGCGCCGCCGCATGGGCGAGGACGCCGGCCCGAAGCGGCTGCGCTTCAAGGCGCTGAAGTAA
- the chvE gene encoding multiple monosaccharide ABC transporter substrate-binding protein: MNARNLYLGLATIGFAFSLAACSGGRGNGDTAAASTDNKGALVGVAMPTKVSERWIKDGNAVKEELEKLGYKVDLEYADNKIPQQVLQVSNMITKGAKVLVIASIDGGSLSDQLDAAAKAGIKVISYDRLLTGNKNVDYYVSFDNYKVGVDQANSLLTGLGLLGEDGKKTDKKGPLNVEIFAGSPDDNNATFFYNGAMDTLKPYIADGTLVVKSGQTGFTQAATLQWDPATAKARMQNLVAKSYSAGANLDGVLSPYDGMSIGIISALQGAGYGTAAKPLPVITGQDAEAASVKSIIAGQQYSTIYKDTRKLADQAAVMANDLLSGKKPQTNDDKTYNNKVVVVPTYLFQPTVVTKANYKQVLVDSGYYTPAQLQ, from the coding sequence GTGAACGCACGCAACCTGTATCTCGGCCTCGCCACCATCGGGTTCGCCTTCTCGCTGGCTGCCTGCTCCGGCGGACGCGGCAATGGCGACACGGCCGCCGCATCCACCGACAACAAGGGCGCGCTGGTCGGCGTCGCCATGCCCACCAAGGTGTCCGAACGCTGGATCAAGGACGGCAATGCCGTCAAGGAAGAACTGGAAAAACTCGGTTACAAGGTCGACCTCGAGTACGCCGACAACAAGATCCCGCAGCAGGTGCTGCAGGTCAGCAACATGATCACCAAGGGCGCGAAGGTGCTGGTCATCGCCTCGATCGATGGTGGCTCGCTCAGCGACCAGCTCGACGCGGCGGCAAAGGCCGGCATCAAGGTCATTTCCTACGATCGCTTGCTCACCGGCAACAAAAACGTCGATTACTACGTGTCGTTCGACAATTACAAGGTGGGTGTCGACCAGGCCAACAGCCTGCTCACCGGCCTGGGTCTCCTCGGCGAGGACGGCAAGAAGACCGACAAGAAGGGGCCGCTCAACGTCGAGATATTCGCCGGTAGCCCGGACGACAACAACGCCACCTTCTTCTATAACGGCGCGATGGACACGCTCAAGCCCTACATCGCCGACGGCACCCTCGTCGTCAAGAGCGGCCAGACCGGCTTCACCCAGGCGGCCACGCTGCAGTGGGACCCGGCAACGGCAAAGGCCCGCATGCAGAACCTGGTCGCCAAGTCCTATTCCGCCGGCGCCAACCTCGACGGCGTGCTGTCGCCGTACGACGGCATGTCGATCGGCATCATCTCCGCCCTGCAGGGTGCAGGCTACGGCACTGCCGCGAAGCCGCTGCCGGTCATCACAGGCCAGGATGCCGAGGCCGCGTCGGTCAAGTCGATCATCGCCGGCCAGCAATACTCCACGATCTACAAGGACACGCGCAAGCTCGCCGACCAGGCGGCCGTGATGGCCAACGACCTGCTGAGCGGCAAGAAGCCGCAAACCAATGACGACAAGACCTACAACAACAAGGTCGTGGTCGTCCCGACCTACCTGTTCCAGCCGACGGTCGTCACCAAGGCCAACTACAAGCAGGTGCTCGTCGACAGTGGTTACTACACGCCGGCGCAGCTGCAGTAA
- a CDS encoding CYTH domain-containing protein yields MPVEIERKFLVVGDGWRAAVHRTIPMAQGYINDQAAVDRGAQKVSVRVRIQEQEAFLNLKSRELGHTRQEFEYPLPLDDARGLLALCVGGLIDKRRHLVQHQGHLWEVDEFLGDNAGLVVAEIELDSADQAFARPDWIGAEVTDDARYYNLALASRPFCDWPEGWDDQPLGCGKL; encoded by the coding sequence ATGCCTGTAGAAATCGAACGCAAATTCTTGGTCGTCGGCGACGGCTGGCGCGCTGCGGTGCATCGGACGATCCCGATGGCGCAGGGCTACATCAACGATCAGGCGGCGGTGGACCGCGGCGCGCAGAAGGTTTCGGTGCGGGTCCGCATCCAGGAGCAGGAAGCGTTCCTCAACCTCAAGTCGCGCGAGCTCGGCCATACTCGCCAGGAGTTCGAATATCCGCTGCCGCTGGACGACGCGCGCGGGCTGCTGGCGCTGTGCGTGGGCGGCTTGATCGACAAGCGCCGGCACCTGGTGCAACACCAGGGCCATCTGTGGGAAGTGGACGAGTTCCTCGGCGACAACGCCGGGCTGGTGGTCGCCGAGATCGAGTTGGACAGCGCCGACCAGGCCTTCGCCAGGCCCGATTGGATCGGCGCCGAAGTCACCGACGACGCACGCTACTACAACCTGGCGCTAGCCTCGCGTCCGTTCTGTGACTGGCCGGAAGGCTGGGATGACCAGCCATTGGGCTGTGGCAAGCTGTGA
- a CDS encoding Hpt domain-containing response regulator, giving the protein MRMASTQDPVTRLLLVEDDPISRAFFHVTLESLPAQVDLADTVSAALASAQAREHDLWLIDVNLPDGSGAELLQRLRRQRPGTLALAHTAEADGPVRDQLLGAGFAEVLLKPLSPEHLLQAVRRLLARGRVGAAPGAAGAAVDWDETAALIALNGERSHLIALRELFLAELPGTRDAVASALQLSDEQAVRNHLHRLQASCGFVGAARLARAVRQLQSNPASSQARHQFSEAVAALLH; this is encoded by the coding sequence ATCAGGATGGCATCGACCCAGGACCCTGTGACGCGACTCTTGCTGGTCGAGGACGACCCGATCAGTCGCGCGTTCTTCCACGTCACGCTGGAATCCCTGCCCGCGCAGGTCGATCTGGCCGACACCGTTTCCGCCGCACTGGCCAGCGCGCAGGCGCGGGAACACGACCTGTGGCTGATCGACGTCAACTTGCCCGACGGCAGCGGCGCCGAGCTACTGCAACGGCTGCGGCGGCAGCGCCCGGGCACCCTGGCGCTGGCGCATACCGCCGAGGCCGACGGCCCGGTTCGCGACCAGCTGCTGGGTGCCGGCTTCGCCGAAGTGCTGCTGAAACCGCTGAGCCCCGAGCACTTGCTGCAGGCGGTGCGCCGGCTGCTGGCGCGTGGCCGCGTCGGCGCGGCGCCCGGCGCAGCGGGGGCGGCGGTGGACTGGGACGAGACCGCCGCGCTGATCGCCCTCAACGGCGAGCGTTCGCACCTGATCGCGTTGCGCGAACTGTTCCTGGCCGAGTTGCCGGGCACCCGCGACGCGGTCGCCTCGGCACTGCAGCTCAGCGACGAGCAGGCCGTGCGCAACCACCTGCACCGGCTGCAGGCCAGCTGCGGCTTCGTCGGCGCGGCGCGACTGGCGCGCGCGGTGCGCCAATTGCAGAGCAACCCGGCCTCGTCGCAGGCCCGCCACCAGTTCAGCGAGGCGGTGGCGGCGTTGCTGCATTGA
- a CDS encoding VOC family protein, which yields MFAYAMLGTNDLTHALRFYDPLMELLGQPRCWTGEAGASWGSLDDYAVPGLCVGQPFDKAAATVGNGGMLAFRAPRVALVRALYETALAHGGTSEGEPGLRPQYAPGFYAAYVRDPDGNKLAFVCYEADEAVDDRACQGAPPPQAAARECGPDGCAV from the coding sequence ATGTTCGCTTATGCCATGCTGGGCACCAACGATCTGACGCACGCCCTGCGGTTCTACGATCCGCTCATGGAGTTGCTCGGCCAGCCGCGCTGCTGGACAGGGGAAGCCGGGGCGTCGTGGGGATCGCTGGACGATTATGCCGTGCCGGGCCTGTGCGTCGGGCAGCCCTTCGACAAGGCGGCGGCGACGGTCGGCAATGGCGGGATGCTCGCCTTCCGCGCGCCACGCGTCGCGCTGGTCCGCGCGCTCTACGAGACCGCGCTGGCGCATGGGGGCACCAGCGAGGGCGAGCCGGGCCTGCGCCCGCAATATGCGCCGGGCTTCTACGCAGCCTATGTCCGCGACCCCGACGGCAACAAGCTTGCCTTCGTCTGCTACGAGGCCGACGAGGCGGTCGACGATCGGGCCTGCCAGGGCGCGCCGCCGCCGCAGGCGGCGGCCCGGGAGTGCGGTCCCGACGGCTGCGCGGTATAG
- a CDS encoding IS5 family transposase (programmed frameshift) yields the protein MHKKTYPSDMSRDRFEQILPVLEQARKRTKPRSVDLYGMWCAALYLLRTGCQWRALPSDFPKWRTLHSYFAKWSELDDEGVSLLERTLKKSQVGVARETQEPSADSTFLIVDAQRVKNADTAGQKGYDAGKKVSGIKRRIAVDTQGLPHAIAVTTAEVTDRKGALQALGRCKSNLGQVQSLLGDSGYTGEPFAEGMREVLGEQVTVQIAKRSKLHTFKIMPKRWIVERSFAWREKNRRLWKNCERKRNTSLQFIHPAFLALLLKRS from the exons ATGCACAAGAAAACGTATCCAAGCGACATGAGCCGTGACCGGTTCGAACAGATCCTCCCGGTCCTGGAGCAGGCGCGCAAGCGCACCAAGCCCCGCAGCGTGGATCTGTACGGAATGTGGTGCGCAGCACTGTACCTTTTGCGAACGGGCTGCCAGTGGCGCGCCCTGCCCAGCGACTTCCCGAAGTGGCGAACGTTGCACTCGTACTTTGCCAAGTGGAGCGAACTGGACGATGAAGGAGTGAGCCTGCTGGAGCGGACGCTCAAAAAATC TCAGGTTGGCGTGGCCCGCGAGACACAGGAGCCGAGCGCCGACAGCACGTTCTTGATCGTGGACGCGCAGCGCGTGAAGAACGCGGACACGGCCGGCCAGAAGGGGTATGACGCCGGCAAAAAGGTGTCGGGAATCAAGCGCCGCATCGCAGTCGATACCCAAGGCTTGCCGCATGCCATCGCGGTGACAACGGCGGAGGTGACCGACCGCAAAGGTGCATTGCAAGCCCTGGGTCGCTGCAAGTCGAACTTGGGGCAAGTACAAAGCCTGCTGGGCGACAGCGGCTACACCGGAGAACCGTTCGCCGAAGGCATGCGAGAGGTTCTGGGCGAGCAGGTCACGGTACAGATCGCCAAGCGCAGTAAACTGCACACCTTCAAGATCATGCCCAAGCGCTGGATCGTCGAACGCAGTTTTGCGTGGCGGGAGAAGAACCGAAGGCTGTGGAAGAACTGCGAGCGCAAACGCAACACCAGCTTGCAGTTCATCCATCCGGCTTTCCTGGCACTACTACTCAAAAGATCGTGA
- the rlmD gene encoding 23S rRNA (uracil(1939)-C(5))-methyltransferase RlmD, whose protein sequence is MARSRNRLDRTPFQTDIADLSHDGRGVARRAGGKVAFVAGALPGETVIAEPTARSRHFDEARTLQVLHASPQRVPPRCPHFGVCAGCVLQHLAEDRQILAKQRVLTENLERIGHVTPQTVLPALSGDPWGYRRKGRFSVRRVEKKDKTLVGFREQDPRFVADLSVCHTVIPQIGFKVSALAELVESLDGKRDIPQIEFIAGDAAVALTFRHMQPLGARDRAALVAFAQAHDFAVFLQPGGVDSVHPLYPQDVALSFRLPQWDVELAFRPLDFIQVNAALNQKMIVQALALLDAQAGDRVLDLFCGLGNFTLPLARTVCEVVGVEGDAGLVARARDNARRNGLDNAQFFAADLTQDQRQTPWMHQGFDKLLLDPPRSGAIEVLRQLPLDTFQRVVYVSCHPGSLARDAGYLVNEQGFVLKAAGAMDMFPHTAHVESIVVFEKPGVGIRQ, encoded by the coding sequence GTGGCCCGATCCAGAAACCGCCTAGACCGCACCCCGTTCCAGACTGATATCGCCGACCTGAGTCACGACGGTCGCGGCGTTGCCCGCCGCGCCGGCGGCAAGGTCGCTTTCGTCGCCGGCGCGTTGCCGGGCGAGACCGTCATCGCCGAGCCCACCGCGCGCAGCCGCCATTTCGACGAGGCGCGCACCCTGCAGGTGCTGCACGCCTCACCGCAGCGGGTGCCACCACGCTGCCCGCACTTCGGGGTCTGCGCCGGCTGCGTGCTGCAGCACCTGGCCGAGGACCGGCAGATCCTGGCCAAACAGCGGGTGCTGACCGAGAACCTGGAGCGGATCGGCCACGTGACCCCGCAGACGGTGTTGCCGGCGCTGTCCGGCGATCCCTGGGGCTACCGGCGCAAGGGCCGTTTCTCGGTGCGCCGGGTGGAGAAGAAGGACAAGACCCTGGTCGGCTTCCGCGAGCAGGACCCGCGCTTCGTCGCCGACCTGTCGGTGTGCCATACGGTGATCCCGCAGATCGGCTTCAAGGTGAGCGCGCTGGCCGAACTGGTCGAGAGCCTGGACGGCAAGCGCGACATCCCGCAGATCGAGTTCATCGCCGGCGATGCCGCGGTGGCACTGACCTTCCGCCACATGCAACCGCTCGGCGCGCGCGACCGGGCGGCGCTGGTGGCGTTCGCCCAGGCCCACGATTTCGCCGTCTTCCTGCAGCCGGGCGGCGTGGACAGCGTGCATCCGCTGTATCCCCAGGACGTTGCGCTGTCGTTCCGGCTGCCGCAATGGGACGTGGAGCTGGCGTTCCGCCCGCTGGACTTCATCCAGGTCAACGCCGCGCTCAACCAGAAGATGATCGTGCAGGCGCTGGCGCTGCTCGATGCGCAGGCCGGCGACCGCGTGCTCGACCTGTTCTGCGGGCTGGGTAACTTCACCCTGCCGCTGGCGCGCACGGTGTGCGAGGTGGTGGGTGTGGAGGGCGATGCCGGGCTGGTGGCGCGGGCGCGCGACAACGCGCGGCGCAACGGCCTGGACAACGCGCAGTTCTTCGCCGCCGACCTGACCCAGGACCAGCGCCAGACGCCATGGATGCACCAGGGCTTCGACAAGCTGCTGCTCGACCCACCGCGCTCCGGCGCGATCGAGGTGCTGCGGCAACTGCCGCTGGACACCTTCCAGCGCGTCGTCTACGTCAGCTGCCATCCCGGCTCGCTGGCGCGCGACGCCGGCTACCTGGTCAACGAGCAGGGCTTCGTGCTGAAGGCGGCCGGTGCGATGGACATGTTCCCGCATACCGCGCATGTGGAGAGCATCGTGGTGTTCGAGAAGCCGGGAGTGGGGATTCGGCAGTAG
- the mmsA gene encoding multiple monosaccharide ABC transporter ATP-binding protein: MTSHILEMQGITKTFPGVKALQNVSLAVESGHIHAICGENGAGKSTLMKVLSGVYPAGTFDGQIVFEGKPVDFKSINDSEAAGIVIIHQELALSPYLSIAENIFLGNEQQNHGWIDWNKTNLEAAKLLARVGLNNNPITKITDLGVGQQQLVEIAKALSKRVKLLILDEPTAALNDADSAHLLGLIKQLQEQGITSIIISHKLNEIEAIADEVTIIRDGRVIETLDMHVGQVTEERIIKGMVGRELESRYPEHTPTIGEELLRIEHWNVFHPIDVGRQIITDASISVRAGEIVGIAGLMGAGRTELAMSVFGKSYGVKITGKVFKRGVEIDMSSVPKAIRNGVAYATEDRKRYGLNLIDDITRNTSGSALGKLADMFGFVDGYKEANVAGSYLKSLNIKAPGVDAITGKLSGGNQQKVVLSKWMYADPDVLILDEPTRGIDVGAKYEIYAIIDRLADEGKGIIMISSELPELLGVCDRIYTLAQGRITADVPRSEATAEILMQHMTREPEKVASDNVQ, translated from the coding sequence GTGACCAGCCACATTCTCGAGATGCAGGGCATCACGAAGACGTTTCCCGGCGTGAAGGCGTTGCAGAACGTTTCGCTCGCTGTCGAAAGCGGTCATATCCATGCCATCTGCGGCGAGAACGGCGCCGGCAAGTCGACGCTCATGAAAGTCCTCAGCGGGGTCTACCCCGCCGGGACGTTCGACGGACAGATCGTCTTCGAAGGCAAGCCGGTCGACTTCAAGAGCATCAACGATTCCGAAGCCGCCGGCATCGTCATCATCCATCAGGAACTGGCGCTCAGTCCCTACCTGTCCATTGCCGAGAACATCTTCCTCGGCAATGAGCAGCAGAACCATGGGTGGATCGACTGGAACAAGACCAACCTGGAAGCGGCCAAGCTGCTTGCCCGGGTGGGCCTGAACAACAATCCGATCACCAAGATCACCGATCTGGGCGTGGGTCAGCAGCAACTCGTGGAGATCGCCAAGGCGTTGTCCAAGCGGGTGAAGCTGCTCATCCTCGACGAGCCCACGGCGGCCCTCAACGATGCCGACTCGGCTCACTTGCTCGGCTTGATCAAGCAGTTGCAGGAACAGGGCATCACCTCGATCATCATCAGCCACAAGCTCAACGAGATCGAGGCGATCGCGGACGAAGTCACGATCATCCGCGATGGGCGGGTCATCGAGACCCTCGACATGCACGTGGGCCAGGTGACCGAGGAACGGATCATCAAGGGCATGGTCGGGCGCGAGTTGGAAAGCCGCTACCCGGAGCACACGCCGACGATCGGCGAGGAATTGCTGCGCATCGAGCACTGGAACGTGTTCCATCCGATCGACGTGGGCCGCCAGATCATCACCGACGCCAGCATCAGCGTGCGTGCCGGCGAGATCGTCGGCATTGCCGGACTGATGGGCGCAGGGCGTACCGAACTGGCGATGAGCGTGTTCGGCAAGAGTTACGGCGTGAAGATCACCGGCAAGGTGTTCAAGCGCGGCGTCGAGATCGACATGAGCAGCGTACCCAAGGCGATCCGCAACGGCGTCGCCTACGCGACCGAGGACCGCAAGCGCTACGGGCTGAATCTCATCGACGACATCACCCGCAATACCTCCGGCTCGGCCCTGGGCAAGCTGGCGGACATGTTCGGCTTCGTCGACGGCTACAAGGAAGCCAACGTGGCGGGCAGCTACCTCAAGAGCCTCAACATCAAGGCGCCAGGTGTCGATGCGATCACCGGCAAGCTCTCGGGCGGCAACCAGCAGAAGGTCGTGCTTTCCAAGTGGATGTATGCCGACCCGGACGTGCTGATCCTCGACGAGCCGACCCGAGGCATCGACGTGGGCGCCAAGTACGAGATCTACGCGATCATCGATCGGCTTGCCGACGAGGGCAAGGGCATCATCATGATCTCGTCGGAACTGCCCGAGCTGCTCGGCGTCTGCGACCGTATCTATACCCTCGCCCAGGGACGCATCACGGCGGATGTCCCACGATCCGAGGCGACAGCCGAGATCCTTATGCAGCACATGACAAGAGAACCGGAGAAGGTCGCCAGTGACAACGTCCAATGA
- a CDS encoding IS5 family transposase — protein MQLSFGDAEYNGKRKQTRRERLLAEMDQVVPWKDLLALIAPHYPKSGHPGRQPYPLETMLRIHFLQQWYALSDPGAEEALYDTASMRRFARIGGLDEVPDETTILNFRRLLETHDLARTLFNRVNAHLSRKGQSLRGGTIVDATIIAAPSSTKNKNGERDPEMHQTKKGNQYYFGMKAHIGVDDESGLVHHLECTAANAADITQAHKLLHGKEDTVCGDSGYTGLAKREEMASKRKLRYLIAEKPSKLKQIKSKRELKWAQRWEHAKASLRAKVEHPFRVIKRQFGYVKVRYRGLAKNTAQVLTLFALSNLWLKRKQLLPVVGRVCL, from the coding sequence ATGCAATTGTCTTTCGGCGACGCGGAGTACAACGGCAAGCGCAAGCAGACGCGGCGCGAAAGGTTGCTGGCCGAGATGGATCAGGTGGTGCCGTGGAAAGACCTGCTGGCGCTGATCGCGCCGCACTATCCGAAGTCGGGCCATCCGGGCCGTCAGCCGTACCCGCTGGAGACAATGCTGCGCATCCACTTTCTGCAGCAGTGGTACGCACTGAGCGACCCGGGCGCGGAAGAAGCCTTGTACGACACGGCGTCGATGCGCCGTTTCGCCAGGATCGGCGGGTTGGATGAGGTGCCGGACGAGACCACGATCCTCAACTTCCGCCGGTTGCTGGAGACGCACGATCTGGCGCGCACGCTGTTCAACCGGGTCAACGCGCACCTATCGCGCAAGGGCCAGAGCCTGCGCGGCGGCACCATCGTGGACGCCACGATCATTGCCGCGCCCAGCTCGACCAAGAACAAGAACGGCGAGCGCGACCCGGAAATGCACCAGACCAAGAAGGGCAATCAGTACTACTTCGGGATGAAAGCGCACATCGGCGTGGACGATGAGTCCGGGCTGGTGCACCACTTGGAATGCACGGCGGCCAACGCCGCAGATATCACCCAGGCGCACAAGCTGCTGCACGGCAAGGAAGACACGGTATGCGGCGACAGCGGCTACACCGGGCTGGCCAAGCGCGAGGAGATGGCGAGCAAGCGCAAGCTGCGCTATCTGATCGCGGAGAAGCCCTCGAAGCTGAAGCAGATCAAGAGCAAGCGCGAATTGAAGTGGGCACAGCGCTGGGAGCACGCCAAGGCCAGCCTGAGGGCGAAGGTGGAGCATCCGTTCCGGGTGATCAAGCGCCAGTTTGGCTACGTCAAGGTGCGCTATCGCGGCCTGGCGAAGAACACGGCGCAAGTGCTGACGCTGTTTGCGCTGTCGAACCTGTGGCTGAAGCGAAAGCAGTTGCTGCCTGTCGTGGGGAGGGTGTGCCTGTAA
- a CDS encoding IS5 family transposase, with the protein MESRARYPIGISGEPFEQIRALPEGARKKTAPRKVDWHEVFCAVLDLLRTGCQWRALPSDFPKWRTVHAYFQIWSEVDERAVSLLERALKKSGWRGPRETGRTACSRFLILDAQSVKNTDAAGRKGDDAGKKVSGIKRHIAADTQGLPHAIAVTTAEATDRKGALPALQGSKRRLKRVEDLLCDGGHVRAPFARAVREMFGRKVEVQIAKRNELHAFKVMPKRWIVERSFAWPEKNRRLWKNCERKRNASLQFVHLAFPAVLLKRRPE; encoded by the coding sequence ATGGAGAGCAGAGCCCGTTATCCCATTGGCATCAGCGGCGAGCCGTTCGAGCAGATCCGCGCGTTGCCTGAAGGTGCGCGCAAGAAGACCGCGCCGCGCAAGGTCGATTGGCATGAGGTGTTCTGCGCGGTGCTTGACCTGCTGCGCACCGGATGCCAATGGCGCGCTTTGCCCAGCGACTTTCCGAAGTGGCGCACGGTGCACGCGTACTTCCAGATATGGAGCGAAGTGGATGAGCGCGCCGTGAGCCTGCTGGAGCGGGCGTTAAAGAAATCGGGTTGGCGCGGCCCGCGAGAAACGGGGCGCACCGCCTGCAGCAGGTTCTTGATCCTCGACGCGCAGAGCGTGAAGAACACGGATGCTGCGGGCCGGAAGGGCGATGACGCTGGCAAGAAAGTGTCAGGCATCAAGCGTCATATCGCTGCCGATACCCAAGGATTGCCGCATGCCATCGCGGTGACGACGGCAGAGGCGACCGATCGCAAGGGTGCGCTGCCGGCGCTCCAGGGCAGCAAGCGGAGGTTGAAGCGCGTAGAAGACCTGCTCTGCGATGGCGGCCATGTCCGAGCTCCGTTTGCACGGGCAGTGCGCGAGATGTTTGGCAGGAAAGTCGAAGTGCAGATCGCAAAGCGCAACGAACTGCATGCCTTCAAGGTGATGCCCAAGCGCTGGATCGTCGAGCGCAGCTTTGCATGGCCAGAGAAGAACCGAAGGCTGTGGAAGAACTGCGAGCGCAAACGCAACGCCAGCTTGCAGTTCGTCCATCTTGCTTTCCCGGCAGTACTGCTCAAAAGACGTCCTGAGTAA